One Glycine max cultivar Williams 82 chromosome 3, Glycine_max_v4.0, whole genome shotgun sequence DNA window includes the following coding sequences:
- the LOC100777926 gene encoding uncharacterized protein At1g28695, whose product MDIPKQTLGSLAMVILLFAGIILVYHWNSSFSNEFVLTVKEPLCKQSNLTTPNIEANGDGLDTALAKASMGNKTVIIAVVNKAYVDQDVESDTTMLDIFLGSFWLGEGTRSLIDHLLLVAVDQTAYDRCQFLKLNCFKLETDGVDFKGEKIYMSQDFIKMMWRRTFFLLEVLKRGYNFVFTDTDVMWLRNPFTRLSKNETEDLQISTDAYLGDPWLEKNPINTGFYFVRSNNKTISLFETWYGQKDKAIGKKEQDVLFNLIKSGIIKDLGLRVRFLNTLYFSGFCQDSKDFREVITVHANCCRSITAKEVDLKAVLRDWKQFRRLEANSTINTRWTMHNQCRQSWGRPVKVKG is encoded by the exons ATGGATATACCTAAACAAACACTTGGTAGTTTGGCCATGGTAATATTACTCTTTGCTGGGATTATTTTGGTGTACCACTGGAACTCTTCCTTCTCCAACGAATTCGTTCTGACGGTAAAGGAACCACTTTGCAAGCAATCAAATCTT ACCACTCCCAATATTGAAGCAAATGGAGATGGCCTTGACACTGCTTTGGCCAAAGCCTCCATGGGAAACAAAACAGTGATAATTGCTGTAGTAAATAAGGCCTATGTTGATCAAGATGTAGAGAGTGACACCACTATGCTTGATATATTTCTTGGTAGTTTTTGGCTTGGAGAGGGAACAAGGTCTCTCATTGATCACCTTCTCTTAGTAGCGGTTGATCAAACAGCCTATGATCGATGTCAATTTCTGAAGTTGAATTGCTTCAAATTGGAAACAGATGGGGTTGATTTTAAAGGTGAGAAAATATACATGTCTCAAGATTTCATCAAGATGATGTGGAGAAGGACTTTCTTCCTTTTGGAGGTTCTCAAACGTGgctacaattttgttttcacG GACACTGATGTAATGTGGTTGAGAAACCCATTTACAAGGTTGAGTAAGAATGAGACAGAGGACCTCCAAATCAGCACAGATGCATACCTTGGGGATCCTTGGTTAGAAAAAAATCCAATCAACACTGGGTTTTACTTTGTTAGGTCAAACAACAAGACCATTTCCCTATTTGAAACATGGTATGGCCAAAAGGATAAAGCCATAGGAAAAAAAGAGCAAGATGTTCTTTTTAACCTCATTAAAAGTGGTATAATTAAAGACTTGGGacttagggttaggtttttaaACACCCTTTATTTCAGTGGATTTTGCCAAGACAGCAAAGATTTTAGGGAAGTCATCACAGTCCATGCCAACTGTTGTAGGAGCATCACAGCAAAGGAGGTAGATTTAAAGGCAGTTCTCCGTGATTGGAAGCAATTTAGGAGGTTGGAGGCTAATTCTACGATAAATACTCGTTGGACTATGCATAATCAATGTCGACAATCTTGGGGAAGACCTGTAAAAGTAAAGGGTTAA
- the LOC100777401 gene encoding uncharacterized protein At1g28695: protein MDNPKQTLGSFAVVTLLFAGVILLYNWSTSFSNELVLSQKEPLCEQSNSTTTNVEAYGDSLDYALAKASMGNKTVIIAIVNKAYVEQDVESDTTMLDIFLGSFWLGEGTRSLIDHLLIVAVDQTAYNRCQFLRLNCFRLETDGVGFEGEKIYMSQDFIKMMWRRTQFLLEVLKRGYNFVFTDTDVMWLRNPFIRLSKNETEDFQISTDSYLGNPWSEKHPINTGFYFVRSNNKTISLFETWYGQKDNATGKKEQDVLLDLIRSGIVEHLGLRVRFLDTLYFSGFCQDSKDFRAVVTIHANCCRSITAKVADMKVALRDWKKFKKLEANSTVNPQWTKHNWCWQSWGRPIKTNS, encoded by the exons ATGGATAACCCTAAACAAACACTTGGGAGTTTCGCAGTGGTAACACTACTCTTTGCTGGGGTTATTTTGCTGTACAACTGGTCCACCTCTTTCTCCAATGAATTAGTGCTATCCCAGAAGGAACCACTATGCGAGCAATCAAATTCT ACCACCACCAATGTTGAAGCATATGGAGATAGCCTTGACTATGCTTTGGCCAAAGCCTCAATGGGAAACAAAACGGTGATAATTGCTATAGTAAACAAGGCATATGTAGAGCAAGATGTAGAGAGTGACACCACCATGCTTGATATATTTCTTGGTAGTTTTTGGCTTGGAGAAGGAACAAGGTCTCTCATTGATCACCTCCTCATAGTTGCGGTTGATCAAACGGCCTATAATCGATGCCAATTTTTGAGGTTGAATTGCTTCAGATTAGAAACGGATGGTGTTGGTTTTGAAGGTGAGAAAATATACATGTCTCAAGATTTCATCAAGATGATGTGGAGAAGAACTCAATTCCTCTTGGAAGTTCTCAAACGTGgctacaattttgttttcacG GACACTGATGTAATGTGGCTAAGAAATCCATTTATAAGATTGAGCAAGAATGAGACAGAAGACTTCCAAATTAGCACAGACTCGTATCTTGGTAATCCTTGGTCAGAAAAACATCCGATCAACACTGGATTTTACTTTGTTAGGTCAAACAACAAGACCATCTCTTTATTTGAAACATGGTATGGCCAAAAGGACAATGCGACAGGAAAAAAAGAGCAAGATGTGCTTCTTGACCTCATTAGAAGTGGCATAGTTGAACACTTGGGacttagggttaggtttttggACACCCtttattttagtggattttgcCAAGATAGCAAGGATTTTAGGGCAGTCGTCACAATCCATGCCAATTGTTGTAGGAGCATCACTGCAAAGGTGGCAGATATGAAGGTAGCCCTACGTGATTGGAAGAAATTTAAGAAGTTGGAGGCCAACTCCACAGTAAATCCCCAATGGACTAAGCACAATTGGTGTTGGCAATCTTGGGGAAGACCTATCAAAACAAACAGCTAA